The proteins below come from a single Stigmatopora argus isolate UIUO_Sarg chromosome 11, RoL_Sarg_1.0, whole genome shotgun sequence genomic window:
- the cdk1 gene encoding cyclin-dependent kinase 1, which yields MDDYLRIEKIGEGTYGVVYRGKHKATGQIVAMKKIRLESEEEGVPSTAVREVSLLQELKHPNVVRLLDVLMQESRLYLIFEFLSMDLKKYLDSIPSGKYMDPMLVKSYLYQILEGIYFCHCRRVLHRDLKPQNLLIDNKGVIKLADFGLARAFGVPVRVYTHEVVTLWYRAPEVLLGSPRYSTPVDVWSAGTIFAELATKKPLFQGDSEIDQLFRIFRTLGTPDNDVWPDVESLPDYKSTFPKWKPSNMASMVKNLDKNGLSLLAQMLAYNPPKRISTREAMTHPYFDDLDKSTLPAANINKI from the exons GAACCTATGGGGTGGTATACAGGGGAAAACACAAGGCAACTGGTCAAATAGTAGCAATGAAGAAGATACGTCTGGAGAGTGAAGAGGAAGGGGTTCCCAGCACTGCAGTCAGAGAGGTCTCTTTGCTTCAGGAGCTGAAACATCCAAATGTTGTCAG ACTCCTCGATGTCCTGATGCAGGAGTCTCGTCTCTATCTCATCTTTGAGTTCCTATCCATGGACCTCAAGAAATACCTGGATTCGATACCTTCTGGGAAGTACATGGATCCGATGTTAGTCAAG AGCTACCTCTACCAGATTTTGGAAGGCATATATTTCTGTCATTGTCGACGAGTCCTGCATCGAGACCTAAAGCCACAGAATCTTTTGATTGATAACAAGGGAGTTATTAAACTGGCGGATTTTGGACTTGCTCGAGCCTTTGGTGTTCCTGTCAGGGTCTATACCCATGAG GTTGTAACCCTTTGGTACCGAGCTCCCGAGGTTCTTCTGGGTTCCCCTAGATATTCCACTCCTGTTGATGTTTGGAGCGCTGGCACCATATTTGCTGAACTTGCCACCAAGAAGCCACTATTCCAAGGAGACTCTGAAATAGACCAGTTGTTTAGGATCTTCAG gaCATTAGGAACACCAGATAATGATGTGTGGCCTGACGTAGAAAGCCTACCTGACTACAAAagcacttttccaaaatggaagCCTAGCAACATGGCCTCAATGGTGAAAAACCTGGATAAGAATGGTCTCAGCCTGCTTGCA CAAATGTTGGCCTATAATCCTCCCAAAAGGATCTCTACCCGTGAGGCCATGACACATCCCTATTTTGATGATTTGGACAAATCCACTCTACCTGCAGCCAACATCAACAAAATCTAA